AGCTCGCCGTCGAACGTCACGATCGACTTGACCCGGTTGGCCTTGCGCGACGGAAGAACGACAACCTCGTCCCCGCGGCGCACGATGCCCGAGGCGATCGTGCCCATGTACCCGCGGAAGTCCAGGTTGGGCCGGCTCACCAGCTGCACCGGAAACCGGAGGTCCGAAAGATTCCGGTCGGAGGCGATGTGGATATTCTCCAGGAGATACATCAGCGTCGAGCCCCGGTACCACGGCATGTGAGGGCTCGGGTGCACCACGTTGTCGCCCTGGAGCGCCGAAATCGGGATGAAGTGGACGTCCGGAATCTCCAGGCGGTCGGCGAAATCCTCGTAATCGCTCCGGATCCGCTGGAAAACGTCCTCCCGGTAGTCCACGAGATCCATTTTGTTGACCGCCACGACGATGTGCCGGATCCCCAGAAGCGTGGCGATGTAGGTGTGGCGACGGGTCTGCGTCTGGACCCCGTGGCGGGCGTCGATCAGGATGATCGCCAGGTCGCAGGTGGAGGCCCCCGTGGCCATGTTGCGGGTGTACTGCTCGTGCCCCGGCGTGTCGGCGATGATGAACTTCCGGCGGGCCGTCGAGAAATACCGGTAGGCGACGTCGATCGTAATCCCCTGCTCGCGTTCCGCCTGCAGCCCGTCCACGAGCAGCGCCAAGTCGAGATCCCCTCCCGTCGTGCCGTACCGCGCGCTGTCGGCCCGGACGGCGGCGAGCTGATCCTCGTACACGAGCCGGGAATCGTGAAGCAGCCGGCCGATGAGGGTGCTTTTCCCGTCGTCCACGTTGCCGCAGGTCAGGAAGCGCAGAAGATCCTTGCGCTCGTGCCGGGCCAGGTATTCCCGGACGTCCCGGACGATCTCCTCCCGATCGCGCGGGGCGGAGCTCTCGTCGGCGCGCGGCGGGCCCATGTCAGAAATACCCCTCCCGCTTCTTCTGCTCCATCGAGGCCGCCTGGTCGAAGTCGATCACGCGCCCCTGCCGTTCGGAATGACGCGTCACAAGCATCTCCTGGATGATCTCCTCGAGCGTCTGAGCCCGCGATTCGATCGCCCCCGTCAGGGGATAGCAGCCGAGCGTCCGGAACCGGACCATCCGCATCTGGGGCTTTTCGCCCGGAGCCAGGGGCATCCGGTCGTCGTCCACCATGATGAGCGTTCCGTCCCGCTCCACCACGGGACGCTCCTTGGCGAAATAGAGAGGCACGATGGGAATCTTCTCGAGGTGGATGTACATCCAGACGTCCAGCTCCGTCCAGTTGGACAGGGGAAAGACGCGGATGGATTCGCCGCGGTCGATGCGGCCGTTGTACAGGTTCCAGAGCTCGGGGCGCTGGTTCTTCGGATCCCAGCGATGGTGCCGGTCCCGGAACGAATAGACGCGCTCCTTGGCGCGGGACTTCTCCTCGTCCCGGCGCGCCCCGCCGAAGGCCGCGTCGAAACGATACTTCGTCAGGGCCTGCCGGAGGGCCTCCGTCTTCATGACGTCGGTATGCTTCTTGGACCCCACCGAGAAGGGGTTCACCCCCTGCCGCAGCCCCTCTTCATTGATGTAGACCAGAAGATCCCAGCCCAGCTCCTTGCGGATGTAACGGTCCCGGAACTCGTACATCTCCCGGAACTTCCAGGTCGTGTCGATGTGAAGCAGCGGAAAGGGCGGCTTGGCCGGATAAAAAGCCTTCTGGGCCAGGCGCACCATGACCGAGGAATCCTTGCCGATGGAATAAAGCATCACCGGCCGCTCGAATTCGGCCACCACTTCCCGCAGGATGTGGATGCTTTCGGCCTCGAGCTGCCGGAGGTGGGTCAGGTGATGGGACGTCACACCTTCGGGCTTTTCCAAGGCTGCGTTCCGGATCCGGCGGGGCGCCGGTCCGGAGTCCCATCATAACGGCGGGCGCGGAGGTTGTCGAGCCCCGCGCGCGAACCGCCCGGCCGCGTTATACTGGGGGCGGATATGGAGGATCGCGAAAGCCTCGACTTCGGCCGCCTCGCGGTCGCCCTCAAGTTCATGACCCGCGAGGATCTCGAGAAGGCCCTGCGCCTCCAGGAAGACCTCCGCCGGGTGGGCGTGCGCCGCCGCCTCGGCGAAATCCTTCTCGAGCGCAAGATCCTCACCCGCGAACAGGTCCTCCTCGTCCTGCGCGCCCAGGGGAAAACCATCCTCACCTGCCGCGCCTGCCGCAAGAGCTACAACGTCCGCCACTACCGCGCCGAGGAAACCTACACGTGCAAACACTGCGGCCGCGAGCTCTCCTCCCCGACCGCCCCCGTCGACACCCGCGTCCACGATACGATCCACATGAGCACCGCCGTCTTCCGCAAGGACAAAGCCGCCCCCACGCCCGCCCGGAAGACCCCCGCCGGCGGCGGCCGCGCGCGCGCCGGCCGCGTGCCGGGCGACCTGCGGACCCTCCTGCCCGGCTACGAAATCCTCGAGTGCCTCGGCAAGGGCGGCATGGGCACCGTCTACAAGGCGCGCGACACGATCATGAACCGCTGGGTGGCCGTCAAGATCCTGGCCCCCTTTCTGGCCGCCGACCAGGAGTACGTCAACCGGTTCTTCGTCGAAGCCCGCAACCTCCAGAAGCTCAGCCACCCCAACATCGTCGCCGCCTACGACGCCGGCATCGCCGGCGACCACAAGTTCTTCATCATGGAGTTCGTCGACGGCCTGTCCCTCGAGCGCGTCCTCCACAGGAAGGGAATCCTTCCCGAGCCGACCGCCCTCGAGATCGCCCTGCGCGTGGCCGACGCCCTCGACTACGCCTGGCAGCGCCGCATCATCCACCGCGACGTGAAACCCCAGAACATCATGATCACGAAGGATCGCCGGGTGAAGCTCTGCGACCTGGGACTCTCCAAGGACGTCACGAGCGACATCACGCTGACCCTCACCGGGTCCGTCAACTGTTCCCCGCCCTACGCCTCCCCGGAGCAGGCTCAGGGCCTCAAGGGCCTCGATTGCCGCACGGACGTCTACTCCCTGGGCGTGACGCTCTTCCAGATGCTCTGCGGAGAGCTCCCCTTCCGCGGGCCCTCCCCGGGACAGTTCCTCATCCAGCACGTCACGGAGTCCCCGCCCAACCCCCTCTCCCGCAACCCGCGCGTGTCTCCGGCCGCGGGCAAACTCGTCCTGCGGATGCTCCAGAAATCCCCCGACGACCGGCCCACCCCCGGCGAGCTCGCCCGGGCGCTGCGAAAGCTCCTCAACGGAAAGGCGTGAACGCCCTTACTCGTCCCGCCCGCCCCGGAAAAGCGCCGCCCGTTCCTCGAAATCCTTCCCCGCCCGCTCCCCGAACTTCGCCCGCACGATGCGCCCCACGACTTCGATGAAGGGCTCCGCCGCCGCGGGCCTGCCCCCCGTGCCCACCCAGAGCTTCTCGAAACGGTTCCCCTCCCGCAGGTAGTACTGCTCGAAATCGCAGCCCCCCTGCCCGTACGGAATCGACCGGTCCACCCGCCGGACCTTCTCCAGCGCCTCCTCGAACGCCCGGCGCTCTTCGGCCGAAAGCGGAGCCTTTTCGAGCGTGAAATACCCCACAACGAAGTTCCCCGACGCGTCGATCCGGAAGAAAAAGTCCCCTTTCTGGCACGACCGCAGCTCGTAGCCGAAGACGTACTCCACCCGGTCCGCCCGCGCGCGCGCCTTCTCCGGCACCCGCTCCCGCCAGTCCGGATACGTCCGCGCCACCCACGCCTCGAACTTCGCCAGCCCCGCCGCCCGCCGGTCGGGCGGATCCCAGGGCTTGTAGCCGAAATCGTCCCCCGCCGCCTTCTTGAGGAAGTTCCAGGCATCCTCCCGCGCGATCTGGCCGTAATCGATGTCGAACCAGACCGCGTCCGCCCGCAGCGCCTCGACCAGCACCGGAAGGCCCGAAGGATCTCCCATCGCGTACAGCGACCGGGCGGCCTGCGCCCGGACATCGTACACCTCGTCCCCGAGAAGCTCCCGCAGGCGCTCCATCGACGCGCGATCCCCCAGACGCTCCACTCCGCGGATCGCCCCCACCCGGCACCCCCACAGCCGGTCGCCGAGCCCCCGGCGAAAAAGCTCCCGGTCGGCCGGGTCCGCGTGCTCGGCCAGCGCCTTCATCGCGGCCGGCCTCCAGTAAAAATCGGGATCCGCCGCCAGCTCCCGCAGAAGCGCCGCGATCCGCGGGTCCTTGAGCTCCCCCAGGGCCTCCGTGCACGCCAGGGAAAGCGCGTTCCGGCCGTTCCGGCGCACGAACTCCACGAGCGCCTCCGCCACCGCGGGACCGCCGCGCTCCAGAAGGCGGCGCACCGCCTGCGCCTGAAGCTGCGGCCGGTCCTTGGAGTTGGCGTACTCCACCTCCTGCGCGATCCGCCCCGCGTCCTGAACGGCCAGCGCCGCCGCCAGCGCGAGCATCCTCACCGCACCACCTCCGCCTCGTCCATCCAGTAAAGCCCCAGCTGCCAGTCCCCGTCCCAGCGGTCCTCCACGAGAAAACGCCCCTCGACCGTCACGGGATCGGTCGTGTAGTCGGCCGTCCGGCCGGGCTTGAGGCGCACCTCGACATAATGGTTGATCTGCGGGCGGCGGCCGAAACAGCAGCTGGCCCGGTCCTTGACGAGAAGAAACGTCTTCAGACCCCGCGCCTGCGACGTGGGGTTCATAAAGCCGGTGGCCCTCACCCTCCGGCCGTTCCACCGTGTCACCGACTCCGGAAGCGTCATGCGGTCCTTGTATTCGAAGGCCCCCAGCTCCATCAGCGGGAGAGCCGGAACCTCCGGCTCGGGCGCCCGCCCGCACCCGGCCGCCCACACCCCGAACATCAGAACGATCCGCCGCATTCCGTTCTTTTCTACGACGTCGGGTTCAACCCCTCCGTCACCTCCATGCGATAGGCCGCCCACGCCGGGAGCAACCCCGCCAGAACGCCCAGAACCAGAACGCCCCCCAGGATCCCCAGCTCCTCCGGAAGAAAACCGAAGGCCGCCATCTCGACGCCCGCCCAGGCTGCCAGCGCCCGTCCCGCCGCCGCCGCCAGGAGATGCCCCAGGAGAATCCCCCCCGCTCCGCCGAGCAGGCACAGCGTCACGGACTCGAAAATCATCAGGCGGAAAATCGCCGCCCGCGGCGCGCCCAGCGCCCTCAGGATCGCGATCGAACGCCGCCGCTCCGCCATCGAAGCGTAGAGCGAAACCAGAATCGACCCCGCCGCCACCACGACCACGAGCCCCGCCACCGCCAGAAGAAGAAGGTCCACCTTGCCCACCAGCTCCAGGAGCTCCCCCACCACCCGCCCGGGGGCCGCCGCCACGACCTCCGGCCGCCGGTTGAGGTCATGCTCCAGCTGATAGGCCGTCCCCTCGCTCTTGGCCTTGACGAGCGCCGCCGAGATCTCCGGCCGCGCCTCGTGCCCCTCCGTGGCGTAGAAGCTGTCGAGGTTGATGAAGATCGCCCGATCGTGGGGCGTTCCCGTCGGCCGCAGAACCCCCACTACCGTCCACGTCTCCCCGTGCTCCTCCCCTTCGCCCTCCACTCCATGGGCCACCCGGAACCGGGCCCCGAGCCCCAACCCCGCCCGCCGCGCCGCCGCCGCCCCCACCACCGCCTCGAAAGGGCCGTCCCCCGGCTCCCCCGCCATCGTCCGCTCCAGACGCGCCGGATCGAACCGGAACACCCGTCCCTCGATTTCGAACGCCCGGTCGGGCCGCGGCCGGAAATCCCTGAAGAAACGGTCCGTGGTCCCCACCACGCGGAATCCCCGATAGGAATCCCCCACCGCGATCGGCACCGCCCAGGCCACGCCCCGGTGCGCCGCCAGCTCCCGGTATCGATCCCACGCGAGATTCCCCGGCGACCGATCGAGATGAAAGAGCGAATTGAGGACAAGCTGGACCGCGCTCCCCTTGCCGCCCACGACGAGGTCGCATCCGAAGGCGCTCTGACGGAACGCCTCCCCGCCCCGGGCATGAAGCGCCAGGACCGCCACGACGACGGACACCCCCAGCGCCACCGAGGACGCCGTCAGCGTCGTGCTCAGGCCCCGACGGGAGAGATTGCGCCAGACGAGGGTCCCGAGATGCATGAGAGATCCACCACGTCCTTAAAGCGTTCCATGACGTGCGGCTGGTGCGTCACGAGAACCAGCGTCGTCCCCGCCTCCCGGCAGACGTCCTTGAGGAGCTCCACGATCGAATCGCCCGTCCGGGGATCGAGGTTCCCCGTCGGCTCGTCGGCCAGGAGGACCTGCGGCCGGTGGACGACCGCGCGCGCGATGGCCACCCGCTGCTGCTGGCCCACGGAAAGCTCCCCCGGCAGGCGCCCGCGTTCCGCCCCGAGCCCCACGCGCTCCAGGGACGCTTCGGCCCGCGCGCGGTCCGGCCGTCCGGCGAACAGCATCCCCAGAAGCACGTTCTCCAGGGCCGTGAATCCCGGCAGCAGGTTGAAGGTCTGAAAGACGAACCCTACGTGACGGGCGCGGAACCGGTCCCGTTCGACCTCCGACATCCGGTGGAGCGCCTGGCCGGCGACCTCGACCTCTCCCGCGTCGGGAACCGCAAGCCCCCCGATCAGGTTCAGGAGCGTCGTCTTCCCCGAACCGCTCGTCCCGGTGATCACGCGCTGGGCCCCCGCCGGGATTTCCAGGCGGGGAATCTCCAGAACGAGGCGTCCCCCGTATCCCTTCTTCACGCCCGTCAGGCGGATCATCGCGCCGCTCACTGTACCAGACCGCGATCCTTCCGGGCATCCCTTTTTCGGGAACCGCCGCGCCCCCCGCCGCGTCGAAGGGGCGAACGATCCCGAAAAGGAGGCCGCCATGCACGCGCTCGTTCTTGCCGCCGCCCTGACCCTGGGGGTCCAGGACCGCGAAACGCCCCGGCCGATCGATCTCGTCTTCTGCGTCGACCGCTCCGGCAGCATGCAGCAGGTCATCGAAACCGCCAAGCGCAAAGTGTGGTCGATCGTCAACGAAATCGCCACCGCCAAGCCCTCGCCGCTCCTTCGCATCGGCCTCATCGGCTACGGCAGCGCCGACCAGGACCTCAAGCTCTTCCCCCTGGACGGGGACCTCGACCGGATGTACGAGAACCTCCTGACCTTCAAAGTGGACATGGGCGGAGACGAATGGGTCGGCTGGGCCGTCCGCCAGGCGGTCGAGCGCATGCCCTGGAGCTCCGATCCCAAGGCCCTGAAGATCATCTTTGTCGTCGGCAACGAAACCGCCGCCCAGGGCCGCCCGGAGCTTCTTTATACGAAGACCGTTCCGGAGGCCATCGCCCGGGGCATCATGGTCAACGCGATCTACTGCGGGCGGCCGTCGGCGGAGGAAGA
The nucleotide sequence above comes from Planctomycetota bacterium. Encoded proteins:
- the cysD gene encoding sulfate adenylyltransferase subunit CysD, whose translation is MEKPEGVTSHHLTHLRQLEAESIHILREVVAEFERPVMLYSIGKDSSVMVRLAQKAFYPAKPPFPLLHIDTTWKFREMYEFRDRYIRKELGWDLLVYINEEGLRQGVNPFSVGSKKHTDVMKTEALRQALTKYRFDAAFGGARRDEEKSRAKERVYSFRDRHHRWDPKNQRPELWNLYNGRIDRGESIRVFPLSNWTELDVWMYIHLEKIPIVPLYFAKERPVVERDGTLIMVDDDRMPLAPGEKPQMRMVRFRTLGCYPLTGAIESRAQTLEEIIQEMLVTRHSERQGRVIDFDQAASMEQKKREGYF
- a CDS encoding serine/threonine-protein kinase, with product MEDRESLDFGRLAVALKFMTREDLEKALRLQEDLRRVGVRRRLGEILLERKILTREQVLLVLRAQGKTILTCRACRKSYNVRHYRAEETYTCKHCGRELSSPTAPVDTRVHDTIHMSTAVFRKDKAAPTPARKTPAGGGRARAGRVPGDLRTLLPGYEILECLGKGGMGTVYKARDTIMNRWVAVKILAPFLAADQEYVNRFFVEARNLQKLSHPNIVAAYDAGIAGDHKFFIMEFVDGLSLERVLHRKGILPEPTALEIALRVADALDYAWQRRIIHRDVKPQNIMITKDRRVKLCDLGLSKDVTSDITLTLTGSVNCSPPYASPEQAQGLKGLDCRTDVYSLGVTLFQMLCGELPFRGPSPGQFLIQHVTESPPNPLSRNPRVSPAAGKLVLRMLQKSPDDRPTPGELARALRKLLNGKA
- a CDS encoding HEAT repeat domain-containing protein; protein product: MLALAAALAVQDAGRIAQEVEYANSKDRPQLQAQAVRRLLERGGPAVAEALVEFVRRNGRNALSLACTEALGELKDPRIAALLRELAADPDFYWRPAAMKALAEHADPADRELFRRGLGDRLWGCRVGAIRGVERLGDRASMERLRELLGDEVYDVRAQAARSLYAMGDPSGLPVLVEALRADAVWFDIDYGQIAREDAWNFLKKAAGDDFGYKPWDPPDRRAAGLAKFEAWVARTYPDWRERVPEKARARADRVEYVFGYELRSCQKGDFFFRIDASGNFVVGYFTLEKAPLSAEERRAFEEALEKVRRVDRSIPYGQGGCDFEQYYLREGNRFEKLWVGTGGRPAAAEPFIEVVGRIVRAKFGERAGKDFEERAALFRGGRDE
- a CDS encoding DUF3299 domain-containing protein, which encodes MRRIVLMFGVWAAGCGRAPEPEVPALPLMELGAFEYKDRMTLPESVTRWNGRRVRATGFMNPTSQARGLKTFLLVKDRASCCFGRRPQINHYVEVRLKPGRTADYTTDPVTVEGRFLVEDRWDGDWQLGLYWMDEAEVVR
- a CDS encoding ABC transporter permease, which translates into the protein MHLGTLVWRNLSRRGLSTTLTASSVALGVSVVVAVLALHARGGEAFRQSAFGCDLVVGGKGSAVQLVLNSLFHLDRSPGNLAWDRYRELAAHRGVAWAVPIAVGDSYRGFRVVGTTDRFFRDFRPRPDRAFEIEGRVFRFDPARLERTMAGEPGDGPFEAVVGAAAARRAGLGLGARFRVAHGVEGEGEEHGETWTVVGVLRPTGTPHDRAIFINLDSFYATEGHEARPEISAALVKAKSEGTAYQLEHDLNRRPEVVAAAPGRVVGELLELVGKVDLLLLAVAGLVVVVAAGSILVSLYASMAERRRSIAILRALGAPRAAIFRLMIFESVTLCLLGGAGGILLGHLLAAAAGRALAAWAGVEMAAFGFLPEELGILGGVLVLGVLAGLLPAWAAYRMEVTEGLNPTS
- a CDS encoding ABC transporter ATP-binding protein, with amino-acid sequence MIRLTGVKKGYGGRLVLEIPRLEIPAGAQRVITGTSGSGKTTLLNLIGGLAVPDAGEVEVAGQALHRMSEVERDRFRARHVGFVFQTFNLLPGFTALENVLLGMLFAGRPDRARAEASLERVGLGAERGRLPGELSVGQQQRVAIARAVVHRPQVLLADEPTGNLDPRTGDSIVELLKDVCREAGTTLVLVTHQPHVMERFKDVVDLSCISGPSSGAISPVGA